A genomic window from Winogradskyella sp. J14-2 includes:
- a CDS encoding DUF368 domain-containing protein: MQSTRTFKDRIFLVIKGLAMGAANKVPGVSGGVVAFVAGFYEEFIYSLQRVNKTAFKLLFNGRFKSFYQYINGKFLGLLFLGMVVSYFSVSKILDYLIVNFQLYVWSAFFGMILGSIYYISKDFKAWNSKTIIALILGAVVGISISFLDPAKENDNLWFVFFCGIISVSGMTLPGFSGSFILILLGNYVLLLVDSVNALYDTLSDIFTGNFEFIKNEARIRMLKVLGIFTLGSVTGLVTFSHVLNYILHHYKNITLATIVGFIIGSLGVVWPWKETVYKTNMDGSYILDSTGKQVIANYKRFFPEATTETYIAIAYIGLGILIVLGLEWYGQRTRQIKA, encoded by the coding sequence ATGCAAAGCACCAGAACTTTTAAGGATCGTATTTTTTTGGTCATTAAAGGACTGGCAATGGGAGCTGCTAACAAAGTTCCAGGTGTTTCTGGTGGTGTCGTAGCTTTTGTGGCAGGTTTTTACGAAGAGTTTATTTACTCACTTCAGCGCGTTAATAAGACCGCATTTAAACTACTTTTTAATGGGCGTTTTAAAAGTTTTTATCAATACATAAACGGAAAATTTTTAGGGCTTTTATTCTTAGGAATGGTGGTGAGCTATTTTAGTGTTTCTAAAATACTCGATTACCTCATCGTTAACTTTCAACTTTATGTTTGGAGCGCTTTTTTTGGTATGATACTTGGTTCTATCTATTACATAAGTAAAGATTTTAAAGCGTGGAACAGCAAAACCATTATAGCATTGATTCTTGGTGCAGTTGTTGGTATAAGCATTAGTTTTTTAGATCCTGCAAAAGAAAATGACAACTTATGGTTTGTGTTTTTCTGCGGTATTATTAGCGTCTCTGGTATGACGCTTCCTGGATTTTCAGGTTCGTTCATTTTAATTCTACTGGGAAATTATGTCCTTCTTCTAGTGGATTCTGTTAATGCCCTTTACGATACGCTTTCAGACATTTTTACTGGTAATTTTGAGTTTATTAAAAATGAAGCTCGAATTAGAATGCTTAAAGTGCTTGGTATATTTACGCTCGGCTCTGTAACAGGTTTGGTGACCTTTTCGCACGTTTTAAACTACATTTTACACCATTACAAAAATATTACGCTGGCTACTATTGTTGGATTTATTATTGGGTCGCTCGGCGTAGTTTGGCCATGGAAAGAAACTGTCTATAAAACCAACATGGATGGCAGTTACATTTTAGATTCTACTGGTAAACAAGTCATTGCAAATTACAAGCGTTTTTTCCCTGAAGCTACGACCGAAACTTATATTGCAATTGCGTATATTGGCCTGGGAATTCTCATTGTTTTGGGATTAGAATGGTATGGACAACGCACAAGACAAATTAAAGCTTAA
- a CDS encoding DUF368 domain-containing protein, whose amino-acid sequence MQRRFLDYLIIAFKGVAMGAADVVPGVSGGTIAFISGIYEELIESIDKVNLGVFKVWKQQGFKAAWKSINGSFLLALFSGVAISILSLAKLIKWLLHNEPVLLWSFFFGLVLASIVYIAKQIKGWSPKIIIAIIATSALSYYITLAEPFASPDSPFYLLFCGFIAIIAMILPGVSGAFILLILGAYQTAIDTINNLRDGLLNGNMELFKDALLKFVLLAVGAVVGLKVFSKALNWMFKHKKNLTLAILTGFMIGSLNKIWPWKKVLKTRVNSDGEVVTLLDQSILPSAYESDNQMLLAIIFIVIGFVTILILERLGDQKNKV is encoded by the coding sequence ATGCAAAGACGTTTTTTAGACTATCTTATTATCGCTTTTAAAGGTGTAGCCATGGGTGCTGCGGATGTTGTCCCAGGTGTTTCTGGCGGCACTATAGCTTTTATATCTGGTATTTACGAAGAACTTATTGAAAGCATCGACAAAGTAAATCTCGGTGTTTTTAAAGTATGGAAACAACAAGGTTTTAAAGCGGCTTGGAAATCTATCAATGGCTCATTCCTTTTGGCATTATTTTCTGGAGTTGCTATTAGTATTTTATCGTTGGCAAAACTTATAAAATGGCTTTTACACAACGAGCCTGTATTGTTATGGTCGTTCTTTTTTGGGTTGGTTTTAGCAAGTATAGTCTACATCGCCAAGCAAATAAAAGGTTGGTCGCCAAAAATAATTATAGCCATAATAGCAACTTCTGCTCTTTCCTACTATATAACATTGGCAGAACCATTTGCATCTCCAGACAGTCCATTTTATTTATTATTCTGCGGATTTATTGCCATTATCGCTATGATTTTACCAGGAGTTTCAGGTGCATTTATCCTTTTAATTCTTGGAGCTTATCAAACAGCTATTGATACCATAAACAATTTACGAGATGGACTACTTAATGGTAACATGGAATTATTTAAAGACGCTTTACTAAAGTTTGTTTTACTTGCTGTTGGCGCAGTTGTTGGGTTGAAAGTGTTTTCAAAGGCGCTTAACTGGATGTTTAAACACAAAAAAAATCTGACCCTTGCTATATTAACGGGTTTTATGATTGGCTCTCTTAACAAAATATGGCCCTGGAAAAAAGTTTTAAAAACCAGAGTTAATTCTGATGGAGAAGTAGTGACACTCTTAGACCAGAGCATCTTACCTTCAGCTTATGAAAGCGATAACCAAATGCTTTTAGCTATTATTTTTATTGTTATTGGCTTTGTAACAATTTTAATTCTAGAGCGTTTAGGAGATCAAAAAAACAAAGTCTAA